Part of the Luteolibacter rhizosphaerae genome, ATCCGCCAGTCATCCGCTCCCCACGGAAAGGCACTCAGGAAAACGATCGCCGTGATCAGCAGGAACTTGTCTGCCAGCGGATCGATGAAGGCCCCGAACTTCGACTTCTGGTTGAAGTGCCGGGCGATGTAGCCGTCCACCCCGTCCGTCGCCGCGGCGAAGACGAAGAGCCCCAGCGCCGTCCAGCGCAGCGCTTCATCCGGGCTGCCGGCAGATACGCTCATCCCGTAACGCGCCACATACACGGCGAAGACCGGCACCAGAAAGATGCGTCCGAGCGTGATCTTGCTGGCGAGGGTCATCCGCTGGATTAAAGCACGAGTTGCGATCCCGCGCGACTTCGGATTTTATTGTCACGAATGCAATCCATTCGAGAGAGATGCGGACGATTTGCGTATCGATGCGTGATGTCTTTCCCGCGCTGCCTCGTCCTGGCTGTTAGCCTCCTCTCCTTTGCCGCGCCCGCGCATGCCCGCGAGCTGCGGGTTCTGTGCTGGAACCTCCATCACGGGGTGGGGGAGGATAACAAGCTCGACCTCGAACGCATCGCCGCGCTGATCCGCGAGCAGAAGCCGGATCTCGTCGCCCTGCAGGAGATCGATAATAGATGCCGCCGCAGCCAGAGCGTGGACCAAGCTGCCGAGCTCGCCCGCCTCACCGGTCTTCACGGTGCCTTCGGCAAGGCGATGGACCACGACGGCGGCGAATACGGTCAGGCCATCCTCTCGAAGTTTCCAATTGGCGACACCCAAGTCCATCGCCTTCCCGGCGATGGCGAACCCCGCATCGCCTTCGAGGCGGAAGTGAAGATCGAAGGCAAGGCCCTTCGCATGATCACCGTCCATCTCGATCATCAGCAGGACCCCCGCCGCCTCAAGCAGGCCGAGGCCTTGGCCAAGGCCCTCGAGAATCATCACGAACCTATGATCCTCGCCGGCGACTTCAACGACATCCCCGGCTCCGCCCCCCTCAAAGCCTTCGCCGCCCCGTGGACCGCAGTCCCCAAGAAGGAGCCCGCCTTCACCTGTCCCGCCCCCGCCCCCAAGGTCGAGATCGATCACATCCTCCTTCGCGGCCTCGATCCCAAAGAGCC contains:
- a CDS encoding endonuclease/exonuclease/phosphatase family protein, with amino-acid sequence MSFPRCLVLAVSLLSFAAPAHARELRVLCWNLHHGVGEDNKLDLERIAALIREQKPDLVALQEIDNRCRRSQSVDQAAELARLTGLHGAFGKAMDHDGGEYGQAILSKFPIGDTQVHRLPGDGEPRIAFEAEVKIEGKALRMITVHLDHQQDPRRLKQAEALAKALENHHEPMILAGDFNDIPGSAPLKAFAAPWTAVPKKEPAFTCPAPAPKVEIDHILLRGLDPKEPATVLPEAIASDHRPVFAVIKLPE
- a CDS encoding CDP-alcohol phosphatidyltransferase family protein, which gives rise to MTLASKITLGRIFLVPVFAVYVARYGMSVSAGSPDEALRWTALGLFVFAAATDGVDGYIARHFNQKSKFGAFIDPLADKFLLITAIVFLSAFPWGADDWRIPPWFAWLVILRDTLIVIGIILVKRSAREVHYSPHWTGKVCTVTQMFAIGWVMLKVGHLPPVYPCLVAAVFTLWSAVNYYLEASRQLRRAPLAPS